From Numida meleagris isolate 19003 breed g44 Domestic line unplaced genomic scaffold, NumMel1.0 unplaced_Scaffold356, whole genome shotgun sequence, one genomic window encodes:
- the LOC110391376 gene encoding WD repeat-containing protein 62-like: MCWGEVPFSHCLGVFWGENLPFLTLCFGIWGGKVPFSLSFGAFWGGNIPFLIVFGQRNVLLASNKVSCPVVALSFCDDVRFVTVGQRHVRFWFPDSSHDTKVTGPVPLSGRGGLLGGLQDNVFCGAAGGRGRTAGSTFCISTTGLLCRFDGKRVLEKWVDMKVPSAACVSASEELIFCGCANGIVKVFQAHDLRYRCDLPCPHPLGVDLHQDPKPRHPDLVYPDTVALAYDPTRRWLSCIYRDHSVYVWDVGDLRAVRKVWSDLFHSASVWSIEVYPESEKQRPRLPHGSFLTCSSDTTIRIWNLGSGPEHPALGNPYSTSLQNILYVDPLPTPHLQDFWDRGESADPKPGVRVLRVSPDGEHLASGDRAGTLRIHELSSMREVAKVEAHDSEVLSLDYSKPETGATLLASAGRDCLIHVLNVSQNYQLERTLDDHLSAVVSVRFAGSREVQLISCGVDKNIYFRTGQQLPEGLTFSRTHHVTEKTTLYDMDVDTARQNVAVACQDHNIRVYGTGSGKQQGCYRGSAADDGALLKVHWDPSGTFMATSGSDKSISIIECRSGQCVARVFGHSEAVTALRFTPDCRHLITASRDSCVFVWRLSPDLSGRMQQHLQRRDVPLPTPAPQTPIGADPEPPPTFVLTNGRMPLWAKRLLGEEGGTARPRSVDRPRGRWAESARDVPVVVLQMDPTALTPFRAELEDEGGVELLPQNLGEILLEMETSPSTEDLGCSEILSDEPEEDPDPPAAIGNSAEQGSRNPRVRAEEQSSIPAPGPRLQPHEGFGGSLEETKAPKAEDEERAFVLNPRLSISARFLARFMKNSRLRAAFPPRSRLPVSVPDPVPRALQPSADETLQEAGEKRRRGDNPAGDAAP, encoded by the exons ATGTGCTGGGGGGAAGTGCCTTTTTCTCATTGCTTAGGGGTTTTCTGGGGGGAAAACCTTCCATTTCTCACACTTTGTTTTGGTATTTGGGGGGGAAAAGtgcccttttctctttcttttgggGCATTTTGGGGGGGGAACATCCCATTTCTCATTGTGTTTGGGCAGAGGAACGTGCTGCTGGCCTCCAACAAGGTCTCGTGCCCCGTGGTGGCATTGTCCTTCTGCGACGACGTCCGCTTCGTCACCGTGGGGCAGCGCCACGTCCGCTTCTGGTTCCCGGATTCTTCCCACGACACAAAG GTGACGGGGCCGGTGCCGCTGTCAGGGCgtggggggctgctgggggggctgcaggacaACGTGTTCTGTGGGGCGGCCGGAGGTCGGGGCCGGACGGCGGGGAGCACCTTCTGCATCTCCACCACGGGACTGCTGTGCCGCTTTGATGGGAAGAGGGTCCTGGAGAAGTGGGTGGACATGAAG GTCCCGTCAGCCGCCTGCGTCTCCGCCAGCGAGGAGCTCATTTTCTGCGGCTGCGCTAACGGGATCGTGAAGGTCTTCCAGGCCCACGACCTCCGGTACCGCTGCGACCTGCCCTGCCCACACCCCCTCGGCGTGGACctccaccaggaccccaagCCCCG ACACCCCGACCTCGTGTATCCCGACACCGTGGCGCTCGCCTACGATCCCACACGGCGGTGGCTCTCCTGCATCTATCGGGATCACAGCGTCTACGTGTGGGACGTGGGGGATCTGCGGGCGGTGCGGAAGGTGTGGTCCGACCTCTTCCACAGCGCCTCCGTCTGGAGCATCGAG GTGTACCCTGAAAGCGAGAAGCAGCGACCCCGCCTGCCCCACGGCTCCTTCCTCACCTGTTCCTCCGACACCACCATCCGCATCTGGAATTTGGGGTCCGGCCCCGAACATCCCGCTCTGGGCAATCCCTACAGCACG TCCCTACAGAACATCCTCTACGTGgaccccctccccaccccacatcTCCAGGACTTCTGGGACAGAGGCGAGAGCGCCGACCCCAAACCCGGAGTGCGGGTCCTGCGGGTCAGCCCCGACGGGGAGCACCTGGCGTCGGGGGATCGCGCCGGGACCCTCCG GATCCATGAGCTGAGCTCCATGCGGGAGGTGGCCAAGGTGGAGGCTCACGATTCCGAAGTTCTGTCCTTGGATTACTCCAAACCAGAAACAG GAGCGACCCTATTGGCCTCAGCGGGACGGGACTGCCTGATCCACGTCCTCAATGTGTCCCAAAATTATCAGCTGGAGCGGACTCTGGATGACCACTTGTCGGCTGTAGTGTCAGTCCGCTTTGCGG GGAGCAGAGAAGTGCAGCTCATCAGTTGTGGGGTTGATAAGAACATTTATTTCCGCACCGGTCAGCAG CTCCCGGAGGGGTTGACCTTCTCCCGGACACACCACGTCACTGAGAAGACCACCCTATATGACATGGATGTGGACACGGCACGGCAGAACGTGGCTGTGGCATGCCAGGACCACAACATCCG GGTGTATGGGACTGGCAGCgggaagcagcagggctgctaTAGGGGATCGGCGGCCGACGACGGCGCTCTGCTGAAG GTGCACTGGGACCCCTCGGGAACGTTCATGGCCACGAGCGGCTCCGACAAATCCATCTCCATCATCGAGTGCCGCTCGGGGCAGTGCGTCGCCCGGGTGTTCGGCCATTCAG AGGCGGTCACGGCGCTGCGCTTCACCCCTGACTGCCGCCACCTCATCAccgcctccagggacag TTGTGTCTTCGTGTGGCGCCTGAGCCCCGACCTCAGCGGGCGGatgcagcagcacctccagcgCCGCGAcgtccccctccccaccccggCCCCACAGACCCCCATCGGGGCGGACCCGGAGCCAC cccccaccTTCGTCCTCACCAACGGGAGAATGCCGCTGTGGGCGAAGCGATTG ctgggagaagagggcGGCACCGCCAGGCCCCGCAGCGTCGACCGCCCACGGGGGCGGTGGGCCGAGAGCGCCAGGGACGTCCCCGTGGTGGTCCTCCAGATGGACCCCACCGCCCTCACCCCCttcagggcagagctggaggacGAGGGGGGGGTCGAGCTGCTGCCCCAGAACCTGGGGGAGATCCTGCTGGAG ATGGAGACCTCCCCCAGCACCGAGGATTTGGGGTGCTCCGAAATCCTCTCGGACGAACCCGAAGAGGATCCGGATCCGCCGGCAGCCATCGGGAACAGCGCGGAGCAGGGGAGCAG GAATCCCAGAGTGcgggcagaggagcagagcagcatccCAGCGCCAGGGCCGCGTCTCCAGCCCCACG AGGGGTTCGGGGGAAGCCTCGAGGAGACGAAGGCGCCCAAAGCTGAGGATGAGGAGAGAGCCTTCGTCCTGAACCCGCGCCTCAGCATCTCGGCGCGCTTCCTGGCCCGCTTCATGAAGAACAGCAG gctcAGGGCCGCGTTCCCGCCCCGTTCCCGTCTCCCGGTTTCGGTTCCGGATCCGGTTCCGCGCGCTCTGCAGCCATCGGCG GATGAAACACTTCAGGAAGCGGGAGAGAAGCGTCGCCGTGGGGACAACCCCGCAG GTGACGCGGCGCCCTGA